One segment of Alnus glutinosa chromosome 2, dhAlnGlut1.1, whole genome shotgun sequence DNA contains the following:
- the LOC133859775 gene encoding uncharacterized protein LOC133859775, translating to MNSMGSDSVSVAVPRDHSKKNRTNKKLKQCKLDVRREQWLSQVKSKGCKVDSNGRGESHPSHTQIPNLQSGSLDNLEIRSRGEENEGQGSSIHNSELESLMNIPIGSSLDHNDSSKGLSGSSSSSSTSSGCCSGTFSEEEEDDGCLDDWEAVADALNAEDNQHNPISEAPDEPETRRESCNTGVSDSNPGVGFLDAESSKVVPESRAWRPDDAFRPPTLPTLSKQHSCSTKSEWHCGRGAITWAWQSIMSQPSSCPICYEDLDVTDSSFLPCSCGFRLCLFCHKRIVEADGRCPGCRKQYDHINVDMCFSEGVTPFRVPCSRSMSTRS from the exons ATGAACTCCATGGGTTCTGATTCAGTCTCCGTTGCGGTCCCCAGAGACCACAGCAAGAAAAACAGG ACCAACAAGAAACTGAAGCAGTGCAAGCTCGATGTTCGACGCGAGCAATGGCTTTCTCAAG TCAAGAGCAAGGGATGCAAGGTGGATTCAAATGGGAGGGGTGAGTCTCACCCATCACACACACAAATACCCAATTTGCAGAGTGGATCACTGGACAATTTGGAAATAAGGTCAAGAGGAGAGGAGAATGAGGGGCAGGGCTCCAGCATCCATAACAGTGAGTTGGAGTCCCTGATGAACATCCCAATTGGAAGCAGTTTGGATCACAATGACTCAAGTAAGGGTCTTAGTGGGAGCAGCAGCAGCAGTAGCACGAGCAGTGGTTGTTGCTCTGGAACTTTCAGCGAGGAAGAAGAGGATGATGGGTGCCTGGATGACTGGGAGGCTGTTGCAGATGCTTTGAATGCAGAGGACAATCAGCATAACCCAATTTCAGAGGCTCCTGACGAACCTGAAACTAGGCGTGAATCTTGTAATACTGGAGTATCTGACAGTAATCCTGGAGTGGGCTTTTTGGATGCAGAGAGCAGCAAAGTGGTACCTGAATCACGGGCATGGAGACCTGATGATGCTTTCCGTCCTCCGACTCTGCCGACTCTCTCCAAGCAGCACAGTTGTTCAACGAAATCAGAATGGCATTGTGGCCGTGGAGCCATCACGTGGGCATGGCAAAGCATCATGTCCCAACCTTCTTCATGTCCTATCTGCTATGAGGATTTAGACGTTACAGACTCCAGCTTTCTGCCATGTTCATGTGGATTTCGGCTTTGCCTTTTCTGTCACAAAAGAATTGTTGAGGCAGATGGGCGATGCCCAGGCTGCAGAAAGCAGTATGATCATATAAATGTTGATATGTGCTTCAGTGAAGGGGTCACTCCTTTCCGAGTTCCTTGTTCTCGCAGCATGAGTACTAGGTCTTAG
- the LOC133859776 gene encoding probable galacturonosyltransferase-like 10: MFLPRAICALIILVFALLSSTNAVRSFPNEAHIELGRYLQFSEAPEYQNEPKCAVVLAGKSKLFACDPSLVHIAMTIDLEYLRGSVAAVHSVLKHASCPENVFFHFISSDSSLLTVPELTRIVRSTFPSLNFKVYTFKETIVNNLISSSIRRALDNPLNYARSYLADILEPCVERVIYLDSDIIVVDDIQKLWGVSLTGSRAIGAPEYCHANFINYFSDEFWSDPEFSEVFAGKRPCYFNTGVMVMDLVQWREGDYTRKIEKWMEIQKQRRIYELGSLPPFLLVFGGDVEAIDHRWNQHGLGGDNVVSNCRSLHPGPVSLLHWSGKGKPWARLDGRTPCPVDYLWAPYDLYKTNDRRHHHHFRKQKKQ, translated from the coding sequence ATGTTTCTTCCTAGAGCTATTTGTGCTCTGATCATTCTAGTGTTCGCGCTTCTATCCTCTACCAATGCAGTTCGATCATTTCCCAACGAAGCACACATTGAATTGGGCAGGTATTTGCAGTTCTCAGAGGCACCGGAGTACCAAAATGAACCCAAGTGCGCCGTCGTCCTGGCCGGAAAGTCTAAGCTATTTGCATGCGACCCTTCGCTTGTTCACATCGCCATGACTATCGATTTGGAGTACTTGAGGGGCTCTGTTGCGGCTGTTCATTCGGTTCTCAAGCATGCTTCTTGCCCTGAAAATGTATTCTTTCACTTCATTTCCTCCGATTCCAGCTTGTTGACTGTGCCTGAACTTACCCGGATTGTCCGTTCAACGTTCCCTTCTCTGAATTTCAAAGTTTACACCTTCAAGGAAACCATAGTCAACAATCTAATATCATCGTCGATTCGTCGGGCTCTTGATAACCCATTAAACTATGCAAGAAGCTACTTGGCCGATATACTTGAGCCCTGCGTTGAACGTGTAATCTATCTAGACTCCGATATCATTGTCGTTGACGACATTCAGAAGCTGTGGGGTGTTTCTCTAACCGGGTCAAGAGCAATCGGAGCTCCGGAATATTGTCACGCAAACTTCATCAACTACTTTTCCGATGAGTTTTGGTCCGACCCTGAGTTTTCCGAGGTATTTGCAGGGAAAAGACCTTGCTATTTCAACACGGGTGTGATGGTGATGGATTTGGTGCAGTGGAGAGAGGGTGACTACACGAGAAAGATCGAGAAATGGATGGAAATTCAGAAACAGAGGAGGATTTACGAATTGGGTTCTCTTCCGCCGTTTCTGTTGGTTTTTGGTGGAGATGTTGAGGCGATTGATCATAGATGGAACCAGCATGGGCTTGGTGGGGATAATGTGGTGAGTAATTGCAGGTCTTTGCATCCAGGTCCTGTCAGTTTGCTTCACTGGAGCGGCAAGGGGAAGCCATGGGCAAGGCTTGATGGGAGGACGCCATGCCCAGTTGATTATCTATGGGCTCCTTATGATCTCTACAAAACCAACGACCGTCGTCATCACCACCATTTccgaaaacaaaaaaagcagTAA
- the LOC133859774 gene encoding paired amphipathic helix protein Sin3-like 2, protein MKRLKDDVYAGPSQFKRPFGSSRGDSNGQSQVPGGGGGGGGGGGGASGAGAAAAGGGSGLGAASQKLTTSDALTYLKEVKDMFQDQREKYDTFLEVMKDFKAQRTDTVGVIARVKDLFKGHNRLIFGFNTFLPKGYEITLDDDEAPPPKKTVEFQEAISFVNKIKKRFQNNEHVYKAFLDILNMYRKEHKDINEVYSEVAALFDDHPDLLDEFTRFLPDTAHNAPPPIQNSFQRLTERSSATPTLRQMHVDKHRIRRDRIDTSHVDRDLSIDHPELDDDKATVKMHKEQRKRSEKDSRDRRNRDQDDREPDHDNNRDSNLQRFPDKRKSGRKIEGFGINANFTPYDDNDSLKSMCNQGFIFFEKVKEKLGSSDDYQTFLKCLHIYSNGIIKRNDLQNLVTDLLGKYPDLMGGLNDFLERCENIDGFLAGVISKKSLGSDGHIPRSLKVEERDKEQKRETDGAKEKERSREKYLYKSIQELDLSSCERCTPSYRLLPEDYPIPFASQRSELGAQVLNDHWVSVTSGSEDYSFKHMRRNQYEESLFRCEDDRFELDMLLESVSSAAKRVEELLNSINENNVNLETPFHIEDHFTALNLRCIERLYGDHGLDVMDILRKNPSVAQPVILTRLKQKQEEWTRCRSDFNKVWAEVYAKNHYKSLDHRSFYFKQQDSKNLSTRYLVAEIKELKETKQKENDFLLAIAAGNRQPVVPHMEFEFSDISIHEDLYKLVQYSCEEVCSTKEQFNKVMRLWTTFLEPMFGVPPRLHGVEGTEDAGKSKLRPMNCTASSIGESDGSPGGDAIIMNSKPPKAAINENVCRTVANGDLTKENKYLDVDHVRRDDTNCNTLWPEKEQKDIDVTDKMSGLNTPDERVANSNASFATGAEISHGKIILEVTSGCGATPSRLSHTVSQDDQVSKANAGAIPSSEAGDGAKPVLLANGVITEGTNVNRCLEASVRPSKIEKEEGELSPNGDFEEDNFVVFGDSGELAMPKTKQSRQYHARNGEEINCQDAGGENDADADDEDSENVSEAGEDVSGSESGGDECSRDEHEEEDAEHDEVDGKAESEGEAEVMVDGHAAGGDGMLPMSERFLLSVKPLAKHVPASFLDKERRDSRVFYGNDDFFVLFRLHQILYERVSSAKMNSTGAEMKWRTSNDASSPDFYFRFMSSLYNLLDGSADNAKFEDECRAIIGNQSYVLFTLDKLIYKLVKQLQTVAADEIDNKLLQLYEYEQSRKPGKSVDSVYYENACVLLHEENIYRLECSSATSRLSIQLMDCLSQKPEVFAVSMDPNFAAYLYNDYLSVFPGKKEPHSIMLQRNKRKLASLDDYSALCMGMEGIDAVNGLECKITCNSSKISYVLDTEDFFFRPRRYRRNSSKSTSPCRNEARVQRFRRFLSPSS, encoded by the exons ATGAAGAGATTAAAAGATGACGTTTATGCTGGCCCTTCTCAATTCAAGCGCCCGTTTGGTTCTTCGCGTGGGGACTC CAATGGGCAATCCCAAGTCCCAGggggtggaggaggaggaggaggtggtggtggtggcgcTAGTGGCGCTGGTGCAGCAGCAGCAGGAGGAGGTAGTGGTCTTGGTGCTGCCTCGCAGAAACTAACAACCAGTGATGCCTTAACCTATCTCAAGGAAGTGAAGGACATGTTTCAAGACCAAAGGGAAAAATATGACACGTTCCTTGAGGTCATGAAAGATTTTAAGGCCCAAAG AACTGATACTGTTGGTGTCATTGCAAGAGTGAAGGATTTATTTAAAGGGCATAACAGGTTGATTTTTGGGTTTAACACCTTCTTGCCAAAGGGGTATGAGATAACACTTGATGACGACGAGGCTCCTCCACCAAAGAAGACGGTTGAATTTCAAGAAGCTATTAGCTTTGTGAACAAGATAAAG AAACGCTTTCAAAATAATGAACATGTTTATAAAGCATTCCTTGACATTTTGAATATGTACCGAAAGGAGCACAAGGACATAAATGAGGTCTACAGTGAG GTTGCCGCTCTTTTTGATGATCATCCAGATTTGCTGGATGAGTTCACAAGATTTCTGCCCGATACTGCACATAATGCTCCACCACCTATCCAAAACTCATTTCAGCGCCTCACTGAGCGGAGCTCTGCCACACCCACGTTGCGGCAAATGCATGTGGACAAG CATCGTATTCGACGGGATAGGATTGATACTTCCCATGTCGATCGTGATCTTAGTATTGATCATCCCGAGCTAGATGACGACAAAGCAACGGTGAAAATGCATAAGGAGCAGAGAAAACGTTCTGAGAAGGACAGCAGGGATAGGAGAAACCGTGATCAGGATGATAGAGAACCTGATCATGATAACAACAGGGACTCCAACTTGCAGCGCTTTCCTGACAAAAGAAAATCTGGCAGGAAGATTGAAGGATTTGGAATAAATGCAAACTTTACTCCTTATGATGACAATGATAGCTTAAAGA GCATGTGCAACCAAGGATTCATTTTCTTTGAGAAAGTTAAGGAGAAGTTGGGCAGTTCAGATGACTACCAGACATTCTTGAAGTGCCTTCATATATATAGCAATGGAATAATTAAAAGGAATGATTTACAAAATCTG GTGACTGATTTACTTGGAAAATATCCGGATCTTATGGGGGGGTTAAATGATTTCTTGGAGCGCTGTGAGAATATTG ATGGGTTTCTTGCTGGTGTTATTAGCAAAA AATCACTGGGTAGTGATGGCCATATTCCCAGATCGCTGAAGGTAGAGGAGAGAGATAAAGAGCAGAAGCGCGAAACTGATGGAgctaaagaaaaggaaagatcaAGGGAGAAGTATTTGTATAAATCCATTCAAGAGCTTGACCTCTCCAGTTGTGAACGTTGTACCCCCAGCTATAGGCTTCTGCCAGAAGac TATCCAATACCTTTTGCAAGCCAGAGGTCAGAGCTTGGTGCTCAAGTATTGAATGATCATTGGGTATCAGTGACTTCTGGTAGTGAGGACTACTCTTTTAAACATATGCGTAGAAATCAGTATGAAGAAAGTCTATTCAGATGTGAAGATGATAG ATTTGAGCTGGACATGTTGTTAGAGTCTGTCAGTTCAGCTGCTAAGCGCGTGGAGGAATTGTTGAACAGCATCAATGAAAATAATGTCAATCTGGAGACTCCTTTCCATATTGAAGATCACTTCACTG CTCTAAATCTAAGGTGTATTGAACGTTTATATGGTGACCATGGGCTTGATGTGATGGATATTTTGCGAAAAAATCCATCTGTCGCACAGCCTGTTATCTTAACTCGCCTAAAGCAAAAGCAAGAGGAGTGGACAAGATGCCGCTCTGATTTTAACAAGGTTTGGGCTGAAGTATATGCTAAAAATCACTATAAGTCACTTGATCACCGCAGCTTCTATTTCAAGCAACAAGATTCGAAGAACTTGAGCACAAGAT ATTTGGTGGCTGAGATCAAGGAATTGAAGGAGACAAAGCAAAAAGAGAATGATTTTCTTCTGGCTATTGCTGCTGGAAACAGGCAACCCGTAGTTCCACATATGGAATTTGAATTCTCTGATATCAGCATTCATGAAGACTTGTATAAACTTGTCCAATATTCATgtgaagaggtttgctcaaccAAAGAACAGTTTAATAAGGTTATGAGACTTTGGACTACCTTCTTGGAGCCAATGTTTGGTGTTCCTCCTCGACTTCATGGTGTAGAGGGTACTGAAGATGCTGGAAAATCTAAGCTTCGTCCTATGAATTGTACTGCATCAAGCATAGGAGAAAGTGATGGAAGTCCTGGTGGTGATGCTATTATAATGAATTCTAAGCCACCAAAAGCTGCTATTAATGAGAATGTTTGCAGGACTGTAGCAAATGGAGACTTaactaaagaaaataagtaTCTTGATGTGGATCATGTCCGTAGAGATGATACAAATTGTAATACTCTTTGGCCAGAAAAAGAGCAGAAGGATATAGATGTGACTGATAAAATGTCAGGATTAAACACACCAGATGAACGAGTAGCCAATTCAAATGCATCATTTGCAACTGGAGCAGAAATTAGTCATGGCAAAATCATCTTGGAAGTGACTTCAG gGTGTGGTGCAACTCCATCCAGACTTAGTCATACTGTCAGTCAAGACGACCAAGTATCCAAAGCTAATGCCGGTGCTATACCTTCATCAGAG GCAGGTGATGGTGCCAAACCAGTTTTATTGGCAAATGGAGTGATTACAGAAGGCACCAATGTTAACAGATGTCTTGAAGCATCTGTTAGGccctcaaaaattgaaaaagaagagggTGAGTTATCACCTAACGGTGATTTTGAGGAAGATAACTTTGTTGTCTTTGGAGATTCTGGTGAGCTGGCTATGCCTAAGACAAAACAAAGCAGGCAATACCATGCCAGGAATGGAGAGGAGATAAATTGTCAGGATGCTGGAGGAGAAAATGATGCGGATGCTGATGATGAGGACAGTGAAAATGTTTCTGAGGCTGGTGAAGATGTCTCGGGCAGTGAGTCTGGTGGTGATGAGTGTTCCAGGGATGAGCATGAAGAGGaagatgcagaacatgatgaaGTGGATGGCAAGGCTGAGAGTGAAGGTGAGGCTGAGGTGATGGTTGATGGACATGCTGCTGGAGGGGATGGCATGCTGCCAATGTCAGAACGGTTCCTTTTGTCTGTGAAGCCTCTTGCAAAGCACGTGCCAGCGTCGTTTCTTgacaaagaaagaagagattcTCGAGTTTTTTATGGGAATGACgatttttttgtactttttaggCTTCATCAA ATACTTTATGAAAGGGTTTCATCAGCAAAAATGAATTCAACGGGTGCTGAAATGAAGTGGAGAACGTCAAATGATGCTAGTTCTCCAGATTTCTATTTCAG ATTTATGAGTTCACTGTACAATTTACTTGATGGATCTGCTGATAATGCAAAATTTGAGGATGAATGCCGAGCTATCATTGGAAACCAGTCATATGTGTTATTCACATTGGACAAGTTAATCTATAAATTAGTAAAACAG CTTCAAACTGTTGCGGCTGATGAGATAGACAATAAACTTCTTCAATTATACGAGTACGAACAATCCCGGAAACCTGGGAAGTCAGTTGATTCTGTATATTATGAAAATGCTTGTGTCCTCCTTCATGAGGAGAACATATATCGTTTGGAATGT TCCTCTGCCACCTCCCGGCTGTCCATCCAGCTCATGGACTGTCTGAGTCAAAAGCCTGAGGTGTTTGCAGTTTCCATGGATCCTAATTTTGCAGCTTATCTGTATAATGATTATCTGTCAGTCTTTCCTGGGAAAAAGGAGCCACACAGCATTATGCTGCAAAG AAACAAGCGAAAACTTGCCAGCCTAGATGACTATTCTGCGTTATGCATGGGCATGGAGGGTATTGATGCAGTCAATGGTTTGGAGTGTAAGATAACTTGCAATTCGTCGAAG ATCTCCTATGTTCTGGACACAGAGGATTTCTTCTTCCGTCCTAGAAGGTATAGAAGAAATTCGTCAAAAAGCACTTCTCCGTGTCGTAACGAGGCAAGAGTACAACGGTTCCGCAGATTCTTATCACCCTCATCGTAG
- the LOC133859772 gene encoding ABC transporter B family member 15-like: MGQEKSSVVVKKSTGSMSSIFMHADGVDMCLMALGFLGSVGDGFSTPLVLYISSKLMNNIGDASASFTESFTHNINKNSVALMYLACGSFVVCFLEGYCWTRTGERQAARMRATYLKAVLRQDVGYFDLHVTSTSEVITSVSNDSLVIQDVISEKVPNFLMNASMFIGSYIAAFLLLWRLAVVGFPFIVLLVIPGLMYGRTLMGLARKIREEYNQAGTIAEQAISSIRTVYAFVGESKTIATFSVALQGSVKLGLRQGLAKGLAIGSNGVVFAIWSFMCYYGSRLVMYHGARGGTVFIVGASIAVGGLALGAGLSNLKYFSEASSAGDRIMEVIKRVPKIDSDSVEGEILEHVSGNVEFKHVEFAYPSRPESIIFKDFCLEIPAGKAVALVGGSGSGKSTVISLLQRFYDPLAGEILLDGVTIDKLQLKWVRSQMGLVSQEPALFATTITENILFGKEDATMEEVFEAARASNAHNFICQLPQGYDTQVGERGVQMSGGQKQRIAIARAIIKKPRILLLDEATSALDSESERVVQEALDKASVGRTTIVIAHRLSTIRNADLIAVVQNGQILETGSHDELIRYEDGLYTSLVRLQQTEKQKGPEEADSSSISNMDINNTSSRRLSLVSRSSSANSLGPSRVSFAGEDDVEEKKFPVPSFRRLLALNLPEWKQACLGCLGAVLFGAVQPVYAFAMGSMISVYFLKSHDEIKDKTRIYSLCFLGLAVFSLLINILQHYNFAYMGEYLTKRIRERMLSKILTFEVGWFDQDENSSGSICSRLAKDASVVRSLVGDRMALLVQTFSAVIVACTLGLVIAWRLAIVMIAVQPIIIVCFYTRRVLLKNMSSKAIKAQDESSKLAAEAVTNLRTVTAFSSQDRILKMLEKAQEGPRRESINQSWYAGIGLGFSQSLTTVTWALDFWYGGQLISKGYISSKALFETFMVLVSTGRVIADAGSMTSDLAKGSDAVGSVFAVLDRYTRIEPDDPEGYQPEKITGRVELRDVDFAYPARPDVMIFKGFSINIEAGKSTALVGQSGSGKSTIIGLIERFYDPLKGTVKIDGRDIRSFHLRSLRKHIALVSQEPALFAGTIRQNIAYGASDKVDETEIIEAARLANAHDFIAGLKEGYDTWCGDRGVQLSGGQKQRIAIGRAILKNPSVLLLDEATSALDSQSEKVVQDALERVMVGRTSVVVAHRLSTIQNCDMIAVLDKGRIVEKGTHSSLLGKGPNGAYYSLVSLQRRPETNRE, from the exons ATGGGACAGGAAAAAAGCAGTGTGGTTGTGAAGAAGAGTACGGGTTCTATGAGCTCCATATTCATGCATGCGGATGGTGTAGACATGTGTTTGATGGCTCTTGGCTTCCTTGGGTCCGTCGGCGATGGGTTCTCTACGCCGCTGGTGTTGTATATCAGTAGCAAGTTGATGAACAATATCGGCGATGCATCAGCTTCGTTTACAGAGAGTTTTACGCATAATATCAACAAG AATTCAGTGGCTCTAATGTACTTGGCTTGTGGGTCATTCGTAGTTTGTTTCCTAG aGGGGTATTGTTGGACTAGAACAGGTGAGAGACAGGCCGCAAGAATGAGAGCCACATATTTGAAGGCAGTGCTGCGGCAAGATGTGGGTTACTTTGATTTGCATGTGACAAGCACATCGGAGGTTATCACGAGCGTCTCTAACGATAGCCTCGTAATCCAAGATGTTATAAGCGAAAAG GTCCCAAATTTTTTGATGAATGCTTCGATGTTCATCGGAAGCTATATAGCAGCGTTCTTACTGCTATGGAGGCTAGCTGTTGTGGGGTTTCCATTTATTGTGCTTCTGGTAATACCTGGTTTGATGTACGGGAGGACCCTAATGGGACTGGCTAGGAAGATCAGGGAAGAGTATAATCAGGCCGGTACAATAGCGGAGCAGGCAATATCCTCCATCAGAACCGTTTATGCTTTTGTTGGGGAAAGCAAGACAATTGCAACGTTCTCTGTAGCCCTGCAAGGGTCGGTGAAGTTGGGGCTGAGGCAGGGCTTGGCTAAAGGCTTAGCCATCGGAAGCAACGGTGTTGTTTTTGCTATTTGGTCTTTCATGTGTTATTACGGTAGCAGACTGGTCATGTACCATGGCGCCCGCGGTGGCACTGTTTTCATTGTTGGCGCGTCCATTGCCGTTGGTGGATT AGCGTTAGGTGCTGGTTTATCCAACTTGAAGTACTTCTCTGAAGCAAGTTCAGCCGGGGATCGTATAATGGAAGTGATAAAAAGAGTCCCCAAGATTGATTCCGACAGCGTGGAAGGTGAGATTTTAGAGCATGTCTCAGGCAACGTGGAATTCAAACACGTCGAATTCGCATACCCGTCAAGACCTGAGAGCATTATCTTCAAAGATTTCTGCTTGGAGATTCCAGCAGGTAAGGCTGTCGCCTTGGTGGGCGGGAGTGGCTCAGGAAAATCCACAGTTATATCACTGTTGCAAAGATTCTATGACCCACTTGCGGGAGAGATACTTCTTGATGGGGTTACCATTGACAAGTTGCAGCTCAAGTGGGTAAGGTCGCAGATGGGTTTGGTGAGCCAAGAGCCGGCACTGTTTGCAACCACCATTACGGAGAACATACTTTTCGGAAAGGAGGATGCTACCATGGAAGAGGTTTTTGAGGCTGCCAGAGCATCTAATGCTCATAATTTCATATGTCAGCTTCCCCAGGGATATGATACCCAG GTTGGCGAGCGAGGTGTTCAAATGTCGGGAGGACAGAAGCAAAGGATCGCAATTGCGCGAGCAATAATCAAGAAACCCAGAATCCTCCTCCTAGACGAGGCCACAAGCGCGTTAGACTCAGAATCCGAACGAGTTGTCCAAGAAGCCCTTGACAAGGCCTCCGTCGGCCGCACCACCATTGTCATTGCTCACCGCTTGTCCACCATTCGAAATGCGGACCTGATTGCTGTCGTCCAAAATGGCCAAATCTTGGAGACAGGATCACACGACGAGTTGATCCGATATGAAGACGGTCTTTACACTTCCCTTGTCCGTCTTCAACAGACGGAGAAACAAAAAGGCCCAGAAGAAGCCGATTCATCTTCTATATCAAACATGGACATCAACAACACGAGCAGTCGCAGGCTGTCTCTGGTGAGTAGGTCAAGTTCTGCCAACTCGTTAGGGCCAAGCCGGGTTTCATTTGCCGGGGAGGATGACGTAGAAGAGAAGAAGTTCCCAGTACCATCATTTCGGAGATTGTTAGCATTGAATCTCCCAGAGTGGAAGCAAGCATGCTTAGGGTGTTTGGGTGCTGTATTGTTTGGTGCGGTTCAGCCAGTGTATGCATTTGCAATGGGGTCAATGATATCGGTTTATTTCTTGAAAAGCCATGATGAGATCAAGGACAAGACAAGGATATACTCGCTTTGTTTTCTAGGGTTGGCTGTGTTCTCGCTGCTGATTAATATCCTCCAGCATTATAATTTTGCTTACATGGGGGAGTACTTGACGAAGAGGATTAGAGAGAGGATGCTTTCCAAGATTCTCACTTTTGAAGTGGGGTGGTTTGATCAGGATGAGAATTCAAGCGGTTCCATTTGCTCCAGACTCGCCAAAGATGCCAGTGTG GTGAGATCCTTGGTGGGTGACAGAATGGCCCTCCTTGTACAAACCTTCTCAGCTGTAATTGTAGCCTGCACACTGGGGTTGGTCATTGCATGGAGGCTCGCCATTGTCATGATAGCCGTCCAGCCGATCATCATAGTCTGCTTCTACACTAGGCGTGTCCTACTCAAAAACATGTCCAGTAAGGCCATCAAAGCTCAAGACGAAAGCAGCAAGCTCGCTGCTGAAGCTGTTACCAACCTTCGGACTGTCACGGCCTTCTCTTCCCAAGATCGAATCCTTAAAATGCTTGAAAAGGCCCAAGAAGGCCCACGCCGAGAGAGCATTAATCAATCATGGTATGCAGGAATTGGGCTTGGCTTTTCCCAAAGCCTCACAACTGTCACCTGGGCTTTAGACTTCTGGTACGGTGGCCAGCTTATCTCCAAAGGTTATATCTCATCAAAAGCCCTTTTTGAGACCTTCATGGTCTTGGTGAGCACGGGCCGTGTCATTGCCGACGCTGGAAGCATGACCTCCGACCTTGCCAAGGGCTCAGATGCTGTTGGGTCGGTCTTTGCTGTTCTGGACAGGTACACAAGAATTGAGCCCGACGACCCAGAAGGTTACCAGCCAGAGAAGATAACAGGCCGCGTAGAACTTCGCGACGTTGACTTTGCATACCCAGCTAGGCCTGATGTGATGATCTTCAAAGGCTTCTCGATCAACATAGAAGCGGGGAAATCAACAGCGCTGGTGGGTCAAAGTGGGTCCGGAAAATCAACCATCATAGGGTTAATTGAGAGATTCTACGACCCACTCAAAGGCACGGTTAAAATCGACGGTCGAGATATAAGGTCATTCCACCTTAGGTCATTAAGGAAGCACATTGCTCTTGTTAGCCAAGAGCCAGCACTGTTTGCTGGCACCATAAGACAGAACATTGCCTATGGAGCGTCCGATAAGGTGGATGAAACAGAGATCATTGAGGCTGCCAGACTAGCCAACGCTCACGATTTCATCGCGGGCCTAAAGGAGGGGTACGACACGTGGTGCGGGGACAGAGGAGTGCAGCTATCTGGGGGACAGAAGCAACGTATTGCCATAGGGCGTGCCATACTGAAAAACCCGTCGGTGCTATTGCTGGACGAGGCGACCAGCGCGCTTGATAGTCAGTCGGAGAAGGTGGTGCAGGACGCGCTGGAGCGCGTGATGGTGGGGAGGACTAGCGTGGTGGTGGCGCACAGGTTGAGCACCATACAAAACTGTGATATGATTGCTGTGTTGGACAAAGGGAGGATCGTGGAGAAGGGGACCCACTCATCTTTGTTAGGCAAGGGGCCCAATGGCGCTTACTACTCTCTGGTTAGTCTCCAAAGGAGACCCGAGACCAACCGAGAGTAG